From the genome of Cognaticolwellia beringensis, one region includes:
- the cysS gene encoding cysteine--tRNA ligase: MLQIYNTLSRKKEVFKPITSNKVGLYVCGITIYDRCHIGHARTYVAFDIIARYFKYLGYDLTHVRNITDVDDKIIKRANENGESCEDLTLRMTAQMYQDFDDLNIMRPDIAPTVTGHMDEIIALVERLIERKHAYVASNGDVMFEVSTYKDYGKLSLQNLDMLQSGSRVDVDEAKRSPLDFVLWKMAKPDEPSWGSPWGKGRPGWHIECSAMNLKHLGEHFDIHGGGSDLQFPHHENEIAQSCCAHDTPYVNYWMHGGMVQINKEKMSKSLNNFFTLRSVLDEYDAESVRFFLTSSHYRSQLNYSQDNLTQARASLERIYTALRDVTPMKVELKGNEYVQRFEKAMDDDFNCPEAMPVLFELAKEINRIKATDIVEASKLAFILVSLGEVLGVAQNSPEDFFQGGGENSDEVAEIEALIKQRKDARANKDWAMADDARDKLAALNIILEDSAGGTTWRKA; this comes from the coding sequence TGTTTGCGGTATTACTATTTATGATCGCTGTCATATCGGTCACGCCAGAACCTATGTTGCCTTCGATATTATTGCGCGTTACTTTAAATACTTAGGCTACGACCTAACCCATGTACGTAATATTACCGACGTAGACGATAAAATTATCAAACGTGCGAATGAAAATGGTGAAAGCTGTGAAGATTTAACTTTACGCATGACCGCGCAAATGTATCAAGATTTTGATGATCTTAATATAATGCGTCCAGATATCGCACCTACAGTTACTGGTCACATGGATGAGATTATTGCTTTAGTTGAACGTCTTATTGAACGCAAACACGCTTATGTTGCCAGTAATGGTGATGTAATGTTTGAAGTCAGTACCTATAAAGATTACGGTAAATTAAGTTTACAAAATTTAGATATGCTGCAGTCGGGTTCACGAGTTGACGTTGATGAAGCGAAACGTAGCCCATTAGATTTTGTGTTGTGGAAAATGGCGAAACCTGATGAGCCAAGTTGGGGGTCACCATGGGGGAAAGGTCGTCCGGGTTGGCATATTGAATGTTCTGCTATGAATTTAAAACATTTGGGTGAACATTTTGATATTCATGGCGGCGGCTCTGATTTACAGTTCCCACACCATGAAAATGAAATCGCTCAATCTTGTTGTGCACATGATACACCTTATGTTAACTACTGGATGCATGGTGGTATGGTGCAAATCAACAAAGAAAAGATGTCAAAATCTTTAAATAACTTTTTTACTTTACGCAGTGTGCTTGATGAATATGACGCAGAAAGCGTGCGTTTCTTTTTGACCTCTAGCCATTACCGCAGCCAATTAAATTATTCACAAGATAACTTAACCCAAGCTCGTGCCAGTTTAGAACGCATCTATACCGCGTTGCGTGATGTCACCCCGATGAAGGTGGAGTTAAAAGGCAACGAATACGTACAGCGCTTTGAAAAAGCTATGGATGATGACTTTAACTGTCCTGAAGCTATGCCTGTGTTATTTGAATTGGCGAAAGAGATCAATCGCATCAAAGCAACAGATATAGTAGAAGCTTCAAAACTTGCATTCATTTTAGTCTCGCTTGGTGAAGTTTTAGGTGTTGCACAAAATTCACCTGAAGATTTTTTTCAAGGTGGCGGTGAAAATAGTGATGAAGTCGCAGAAATTGAAGCCTTGATCAAACAGCGTAAAGATGCCCGAGCTAATAAAGATTGGGCAATGGCTGATGATGCCCGCGATAAGTTGGCTGCGCTTAATATTATCCTAGAAGATAGTGCTGGCGGCACAACGTGGCGTAAGGCTTAA